The following are from one region of the Lytechinus pictus isolate F3 Inbred chromosome 4, Lp3.0, whole genome shotgun sequence genome:
- the LOC129259123 gene encoding adenylate kinase 9-like isoform X3: MEILKTMAENEEETNLPQFGAPTPSVTIDMLETRPNTHILLDSVTPAAGEGVHRGGSRLDPAGGAVSRALSVVSGSNAQESHISDMIKRMEEDPFDEDQTELRFLHSKPTCFIILGKPGVGKTTLAKRLAQAWRCQMVNVTELMLQHINLQTEMGVRLQEILHKGGAVPEELAVKLIEDKINSPEVAHHGYVLDDFPCVNEEYMNASDQLEFIKNWKLKPDFIINLRIPDEDLEMRRIGQRVDSLNNTLYAQDVWNPEKPEPQQKKGGGEDEEEEDEEEEEEEEPEMNLDPEMGEEEKIELTMEIIERLVQRPEDLKPHAAESIDAYKDKLLKMFEDYMADHDQQYLIEMDGNKTAPFLFRELMNKLNTYILRRAAVPIRLQNAEEEDIPDDIETEELMRTLGGTNLVAPRYRWRRSKWARACPVELQKGNVVQGKPEFAVGFLDKIYVMSGPDAMETFLKNPRPYLVSPQPRPPCKLCVVGPPLSGKTSLCHLLSHKFNARVLDVNELIKSRMESHKGKQIELAKQEAIESAVATIKAKLREKEETGSEGDGPDDHDDAPEEEKEAKTSDTEESRAEGEGEEEGAGEGVGEEEDGEKSRIKAAEETEGEAEASEEKEEEGETTAQDSVTGVTEGDGTETIAASQHPTEDLSTITGVAPTVSQISEDVDENHPEVIQMVEAAVKEAEKLSYPIGADQYADCVEEAVVEIHRELRKKDPNGPGAGGWIIDNFPQSRDHWTVLLDRGLAPDEVICLKDSSENGLYLMKRWYRLNRDEVDTKARERKEAEEREKQRVLDDASNTSRDTTGSTGLNRIQEELEKEEAAKAAAAAVEEGGDEDVAAKTQEEKPEGEKEEGDQEGEAEGEKDGEKDGEAAGEGGAGGGEEGEASPTSGGGVEGDAAPGVSDGEQKPKEGTTTDADLTTTVTSYEEKAKTEEEEEEEDKPPPVPVPEEDPLPPDGPETSKFKDQRNEFEREWPSIQALLTGTINLDPIQIEIENKKTEDIIKESHTMVELPYTYRPWEYNSIDMDEEDEDAAAEADEEGDEMEEEEDEEVTKNKKKQFGDTKHFCPVALKEKFVLWPSNPEIAAKYREKVYYCSNPEARDKFIAEPTTFVAKGRPFQPPPVRLLMLGPKGAGKSLHARAMADKLGLFHISFKDRLQELIIKKTKKKIGPEFEEEEEEPEEEEPEEEEPVEGLKDGIPVVSEPNDAAAAEQTEEDNEEGGEEEQEVELNEFEENIKGNLMGDESLSIDSLEKIIPDWWNLEPYKSTGFILEGFPRTSEEAQFMAENGFFPDAAILLNVEDSDITSRMLPPKLEKWRKRRDRRVARREKRKAKKKKEREEAIKKRRQELISEADDRKAKRQAELRAQRAADRDSDDSEPSDEEGFDDEEEEDIEAMLAEEFEEEEEEEEEEEELEEDAVERLKNEIGEVYDDDTSRIAGLQETLDEIMIPRMELNGGRKPHIVRFTLEQSLRPVQEFRESLFEKVYPIREMVARKMLQIGYKHQSRFGRWCPVKLLEGDCIQPMQGHTYPTFPAVYRQHIYFMSTPQAREEFVMHPLKYLKQPSPKPVVPVRMAIIGPPKSGKTSLANRFASDYGMMRLSIGEAVRFILTQQPKTQLAKLINAQIKKGIPLPDELAIRALEVNLLDTRSSTRGYVLDGYPVSKHQVDLMTEHGIIPVVILELSVDSRELMVRGMKDRHSSERLLPLHDSAQILALKIAAWQKEITSVREYYKETHKNWVSVTGEKSKWWVWNRAADHSKDSVRRIQDYLQRISEGKAASIADMCITPKEFFSRLGDFGQYCPVSLAKDGELVDCAGQINLDNAAEFRGRYYKMENPEKVKEFLARPELYVPPQAPRALPPPELLPKRRTAIDAKKMFPMQIELQGYCPVTYLDGKLRYEAILPGNPDLIVEYRENMYCFDSEEKLQKFMRYPERYYNLKLPHKLPPRKDPLLVTSLPMLGYMEQTISTAITKALTATGCFKPKFPFVSPSRSALLYLAFHLKAYNPKSSDYVRKKYRKKLDQFEEHCELIRYLGNQMGPRSRSPKELPIDFDHKMLLFLNLKGREPTPSTLVAM, encoded by the exons ATGGAGATCTTGAAAACTATGGCGGAGAACGAG GAAGAAACAAATTTACCCCAGTTTGGGGCCCCAACCCCAAGTGTAACAATAGACATGTTAGAGACCCGTCCAAACACCCATATTCTGCTGGATTCAGTGACACCAGCAGCTGGAGAGGGGGTGCACAGAGGAGGTAGTAGGCTAGACCCTGCAGGCGGTGCTGTGAGCAGGGCATTGAGTGTCGTTAGTGGAAGCAATGCACAGGAAAGTCACATCTCGGATATGATCAAACGTATGGAGGAAGATCCCTTTGATGAAGACCAG ACTGAGCTTCGTTTCCTCCACTCTAAGCCCACATGTTTCATCATCCTGGGTAAACCTGGTGTTGGTAAGACCACCTTAGCCAAGAGGTTAGCCCAGGCATGGAGATGTCAGATGGTGAATGTAACGGAGTTGATGCTCCAGCATATTAACCTCCAGACGGAGATGGGTGTAAGACTCCAGGAGATCCTTCATAAAGGTGGAGCAGTCCCAGAGGAGCTTGCCGTCAAGCTGATAGAGGATAAGATTAACTCGCCAGAGGTGGCACATCATG GTTATGTTTTGGATGATTTCCCCTGTGTAAATGAAGAGTACATGAATGCTTCAGATCAATTAGAATTTATCAAGAATTGGAAACTTAAACCAGATTTCATCATCAACTTGAGG ATACCTGATGAAGACCTTGAGATGAGGCGGATTGGACAACGAGTAGATTCACTAAACAACACACTGTATGCACAGGATGTATGGAACCCTGAGAAACCAGAACCACAGCAGaagaaaggaggaggagaagatgaagaggaggaagatgaagaagaggaggaggaagaagaaccAGAAATGAATCTAGACCCTGAAATG ggagaggaagagaagaTTGAATTGACGATGGAGATTATTGAGAGATTGGTTCAGAGACCTGAAGATCTTAAGCCCCATGCCGCTGAGAGTATCGATGCTTACAAAGATAAACTACTCAAGATGTTTGAG GATTATATGGCAGATCATGATCAGCAATACCTGATTGAGATGGACGGGAACAAAACGGCTCCTTTCCTCTTCAGAGAACTCATGAACAAACTCAATACCTACATCCTCCGTCGGGCTGCCGTACCAATCCGCCTCCAGAACGCTGAGGAAGAAGACATCCCTGACGATATTGAGACAGAAGAACTTATGAGGACATTGGGCGGGACCAATTTGGTTGCCCCAAGATACAGGTGGAGGAGGAGCAAGTGGGCGAGGGCGTGTCCTGTTGAGCTCCAGAAAGGGAATGTTGTCCAGGGAAAGCCGGAATTCGCAGTTGG ATTCTTGGATAAGATCTATGTAATGTCAGGCCCTGATGCTATGGAGACCTTCTTGAAGAACCCTCGTCCATACCTAGTTAGTCCTCAGCCTAGACCTCCATGTAAGCTGTGCGTAGTAGGACCACCTCTTTCAGGGAAGACATCGCTGTGTCATCTGCTCTCTCACAAGTTCAATGCAAGG GTACTAGATGTGAATGAACTAATCAAATCACGGATGGAGTCTCACAAAGGCAAGCAGATTGAACTAGCTAAACAAGAAGCCATAGAGTCAGCTGTAGCAACAATCAAAGCCAAACtcagagaaaaggaagaaa CTGGATCGGAAGGGGATGGTCCTGATGATCACGATGATGCCCCTGAAG aagagaaagaagcgAAGACGTCAGATACAGAGGAGTCCAGAgcggaaggggagggggaggaggagggggcaGGGGAAGGagtaggagaagaagaagatggag AGAAATCAAGAATAAAGGCGGCTGAAGAAACTGAAGGAGAAGCTGAGGCTTcagaggagaaagaagaagaag GCGAGACCACTGCCCAGGATTCTGTTACAGGAGTGACTGAAGGAGACGGTACAGAGACCATTGCTGCGTCACAGCATCCCACCGAAGACCTGTCTACCATTACCGGGGTTGCTCCTACTGTATCACAGATATCTGAAGATGTGGATGAAAACCACCCAGAG GTGATCCAAATGGTAGAAGCTGCAGTGAAGGAAGCTGAGAAGCTCTCCTATCCCATAGGTGCTGATCAGTATGCAGACTGTGTAGAGGAAGCTGTAGTTGAGATACATAGAGAACTCAGAAAGAAAGATCCTAATGGACCTGG TGCTGGTGGATGGATCATTGATAACTTCCCTCAATCCCGGGACCACTGGACAGTCTTGCTTGACCGTGGTCTGGCCCCTGATGAGGTCATCTGCCTCAAGGACAGCAGTGAGAACGGTCTTTACCTGATGAAGCGATGGTACAGACTCAACAGAGATGAGGTGGACACCAAGGCGAGAGAGAGGAAAGAagcagaagagagagagaaacaaaggGTCTTAGACGATGCAAG TAATACATCTAGGGACACTACTGGTAGTACTGGACTCAACAG GATACAAGAGGAACTTGAGAAGGAAGAAGCGGCTAAAGCAGCAGCAGCGGCAGTAGAAGAgggtggtgatgaagatg TAGCAGCAAAAACGCAGGAAGAGAAAcctgaaggagaaaaagaagaaggagaccAAGAAGGAGAAGCAGAAGGAGAAAAGGATGGAGAGAAGGATGGAGAGGCAGCTGGAGAAGGAGGAGCAGGAGGTGGAGAGGAAGGAGAAG CTTCTCCCACTTCTGGTGGAGGGGTGGAGGGTGATGCAGCACCGGGCGTGTCTGATGGTGAACAAAAACCCAAAG AAGGCACTACAACTGATGCAGACCTTACTACTACTGTAACTTCTTATGAAGAAAAAG CTAAGActgaggaagaagaagaggaagaggataAACCTCCTCCTGTTCCTGTCCCTGAAGAAGACCCTCTTCCTCCCGATGGTCCAGAGACAAGCAAGTTCAAAGATCAGAGGAATGAGTTTGAGAGAGAGTGGCCGTCCATCCAAGCTCTACTCACAGGAACTATCAACCTTGATCCGATCCAGATAGAGATTGAGAACAAGAAGACTGAGGATATCATCAAGGAATCACATACCATGGTGGAAC TACCGTACACCTACAGACCATGGGAGTATAATAGTATTGATATGGATGAAGAGGATGAAGATGCAGCAGCTGAAGCTGATGAGGAGGGAGATGAGATGGAGGAAGAAGAG gaTGAGGAAGTCACTAAGAATAAGAAGAAGCAGTTTGGTGATACCAAGCACTTCTGTCCTGTAGCTCTGAAGGAGAAGTTTGTCCTATGGCCTAGTAACCCAGAGATAGCAGCTAAGTACAGGGAGAAGGTCTACTACTGTTCCAACCCAGAGGCTAGGGATAAGTTCATCGCTGAACCAACCACGTTTGTGGCTAAAGGAAGGCCGTTTCAG CCTCCTCCAGTTCGGCTGTTAATGCTTGGCCCCAAGGGTGCAGGCAAGTCCCTCCATGCAAGAGCTATGGCAGACAAACTAGGCCTGTTCCACATCAGCTTCAAAGATCGGCTCCAGGAACTCATCATCAAGAAGACCAAGAAGAAGATAGGACCAGAGtttgaagaggaggaggaggagccaGAAGAGGAAGAGCCAGAAGAGGAAGAGCCAGTAGAAGGACTGAAGGATGGAATACCAGTTGTATCAGAACCAAATGATG CTGCTGCTGCAGAACAGACTGAGGAGGACAATGAAGAAGGG GGAGAGGAGGAGCAGGAGGTGGAGTTGAATGAGTTTGAAGAGAACATCAAGGGTAACCTAATGGGTGATGAATCACTCAGCATAGACTCACTGGAGAAGATTATACCAGACTGGTGGAATTTAGAACCTTACAA ATCAACTGGTTTCATCTTGGAAGGGTTCCCTCGCACCTCCGAGGAAGCTCAATTCATGGCTGAAAATGGCTTTTTCCCAGACGCTGCTATCCTGCTCAATGTAGAAGATTCAGACATCACAAGCAGAATGCTCCCGCCCAAGCTGGAGAAATGGCGTAAGCGACGTGATCGCAGGGTGGCACGGAGAGAGAAGCGTAAGgccaagaagaagaaggagcGAGAGGAGGCGATCAAGAAGCGACGACAAGAACTCATCTCAGAGGCGGATGATAGGAAAGCAAAGAGACAG GCAGAGTTAAGG GCTCAGAGAGCAGCAGATAGAGACAGCGATGACTCAGAACCATCAGATGAAGAAGGGTTTGATGATGAGGAAGAGGAAGATATCGAGGCTATGCTGGCTGAAGAGTttgaagaagaggaggaagaagaggaagaggaggaggagttAGAAGAAGACGCCGTTGAGAGACTGAAGAATGAAATTGGCGAGGTGTATGATGATGATACAAGTCGCATCGCAGGCTTACAg GAAACTCTTGACGAGATCATGATCCCTCGGATGGAACTGAACGGAGGTCGCAAGCCTCACATTGTCCGCTTCACCCTTGAGCAGAGTCTGAGACCCGTCCAGGAGTTTAGAGAGAGTCTCTTTGAGAAGGTGTATCCTATCAGGGAGATGGTAGCTAGGAAGATGCTACAGATTGGTTATAAACATCAGTCAAGGTTTGGAAGATGGTGTCCTGTAAAGCTACTGGAAGGAGACTGTATACAACCAATGCAG GGTCACACCTACCCAACGTTCCCAGCAGTATACCGTCAGCACATTTACTTCATGTCTACCCCTCAAGCTAGAGAGGAGTTTGTCATGCATCCATTGAAGTATCTGAAGCAACCGTCTCCCAAGCCTGTTGTCCCTGTAAGGATGGCCATCATTGGACCACCAAAGTCTGGAAAAACTTCAT TGGCCAACCGATTTGCATCAGATTACGGTATGATGAGACTGTCTATCGGTGAAGCAGTCAGGTTTATCTTGACCCAACAACCCAAGACACAGCTAGCTAAACTTATCAATGCTCAGATCAAGAAGGGTATCCCGCTCCCTGATGAACTTGCCATACGAGCCCTAGAGGTCAATCTCCTTGATACGAGGTCATCGACCAGAGG CTACGTCCTTGATGGTTACCCAGTCTCCAAACACCAGGTTGATCTAATGACAGAGCACGGTATTATCCCAGTGGTTATTCTTGAGCTTAGTGTTGATAGCAGGGAACTCATGGTCAGAGGAATGAAAGATAGACATTCTTCAGAAAG gtTGTTACCGCTCCATGACAGCGCCCAGATCTTAGCTCTGAAGATTGCTGCCTGGCAGAAAGAGATTACTTCTGTGAGGGAGTATTATAAAGAGACTCATAAGAACTGGGTCAGTGTGACAGGAGAGAAGTCTAAGTGGTGGGTTTGGAACAGAGCTGCTGACCATTCTAAGGACAGCGTTCGTAGGATACAAGACTATCTGCAGAGGATATCAGAGG GCAAGGCAGCATCTATCGCTGACATGTGTATCACACCAAAGGAGTTCTTCTCCCGTCTTGGTGACTTTGGCCAGTACTGTCCAGTCAGCCTGGCCAAAGATGGTGAGCTGGTGGACTGCGCCGGACAGATCAACCTAGACAACGCTGCAGAATTCCGCGGTCGCTACTACAAGATGGAGAACCCTGAGAAGGTCAAGGAGTTCCTGGCCAGACCAGAACTCTATGTGCCACCTCAAGCTCCTAGAGCATTACCTCCTCCAGAGCTGCTGCCTAAGAGGAGAACAGCCATTGATGCTAAGAAGATGTTCCCTATGCAGATTGAGCTGCAGGGATACTGTCCTGTTACCTACCTGGATGGAAAGCTGAG GTATGAAGCAATCCTTCCAGGCAACCCGGATCTTATTGTGGAGTACAGGGAAAATATGTACTGCTTTGATTCTGAAGAAAAACTGCAGAAATTCATGAG GTATCCTGAGCGTTACTACAACCTGAAGTTACCTCACAAGTTACCACCCAGGAAGGACCCTCTCCTTGTGACCTCACTGCCTATGTTAGGTTATATGGAACAAACAATCTCAACTGCTATCACCAAGGCTCTTACTGCAACGGGCTGCTTCAAACCAAAGTTCCCCTTCGTCTCACCCTCAAGATCAGCGTTGCTATATCTGGCATTCCATCTCAAAG CGTACAACCCCAAGAGCTCCGACTATGTTCGCAAGAAGTACCGCAAGAAACTGGACCAGTTTGAGGAGCACTGTGAACTCATCCGTTACCTAGGCAACCAGATGGGACCACGATCTCGTAGTCCCAAAGAGCTTCCTATTGACTTTGATCACAAGATGCTTCTCTTTCTCAATCTAAAAGGACGAGAGCCTACACCATCAACATTGGTCGCTATGTAA